AGAGAAAATCTATATAGATGAGAGTAATGGTGTCCAATGAATTAGCTATTGAATTATTTGGACACAAGTATGTGTGTGGGAAAAGGCCACCATCCGCGCTATGAAGCTCCATATCAACGTTCTGCAGCAAATCCTTGAGCTTTACCTCatgaaaagaaacactttttttttaacagtcatTTCCTTTACCAGCTCAAAGCAGCTATAATTTGCATGTTACAGGAAGTAGACGGAACTGTCATGTTGCAAATGAAATAACACCATCATGTCAGAGAACGACAACCAAAAAACGGTAGATGTGGATGCTGCTTTTCTCAAATCCAGGAGGGGAATAATCAAAGTGGCAGAGATGGTGAGATATCTTTGTATCCCGTTGTAACATTTGGCATTTTGCTGCAGATGTGAAAAGGTTAAGATGTCCTTGTATGGAACTGCGCatgtaaaaaaaaggaagtgaaaCAGCTTGTGAGGCAGTTTGTTAACAGGAGTGTACACTTTGTTGGAAGCTTTTAAGAGACTAAGTCGAAAAAATTGACACAAATGcgtaacattttttttgaaaaagttctGAACTGTTTGTCAGATTGTACAAAGATGAACAATGAGTCCATCTGCAGGTCTCACATGCACTCTCTACTCTCTCAAGTTCACTGAAAGTTCTCACATatatcaattttcttttctatctCAGGGAACCCTGTTTgttgcatttgtgtgttttgctgttGCCTCCACACCAAAGTACCTTACGGCCACATTGTTGGAGTTTCTAATCACTCTACTTCTGCTGCTTTTGTACCTACTGAAACTCAACAAGAGGATCACATTCCTCTTTTGGCCTATTGTTGTGAGTGAAACCTTACCACACAGCACTGCACTTTACGCATTTTGTAACATTTGTAGACACCATATGAAAAACGATTAAAATTTTTAGGTGGGGTGCTaaccatctttttttctttcattctttagGATGTTTTCAACTCAGTGTTTGCAGCGATCTACTTCCTTGTCTTGAGCCTGATGGCGTTGATTTCAAGCTCTGTCACGGGAGCACTGGTTGGAGGGGTGAGGATTGCTTTTGTAAACACAGAATTAAGATTTAATataaaaccacatttaaaataaacaatagtgATGCTGTGGTGGCTTATGAATCAGGAGTTTAActagaatttgaataaaatcccACCTCAACCTTAGAGTGGCTCTGAAATTGGCTTGTTGATTTCAGACTTAATAGCTTCAACTTTTATCTTAAAGTACACATTAATCAACATTAGTACCACGATCCATCATGtaattaattttcatttgccGTCCGCTGCAGGTTCGTGATATTAGATAAAATGTTACATCATTTGTTGATATGTAATGCAACTCTTCTCATATCTGCTCTGTATTCACAGGCGGTGAGCCTAATTTCAGCTGGACTTCTATTTGTGGACAGctacacacttttcagaaacatCACATTCAACAAACCAAGAAATGAAACACAGAATCAAAGCAATGAGTAAAAGCTACATAGTTATTGAAAAAGCATTACAGGAGGCTACAAGCCTCATCAGCTCAAGAGTTTATCTGTATTGTATTTAGAGacctttatatatttttcaatgtTTCTGGCCCAATATTCTACATTATGTAACACCAATATGAgtaattttttgtaatatttaaaaaatattttgttcagaataagtcttaaataaatacacacagcACACAATTATATCATATAACCATCTAGGGGAAACCTGTCAGAAAATTCATCGTTTATTTTCTGTCCTATTGAAACGTGTTTTACTTTGTGCAGCATGAAATATGCTAAAGAGTATTACAATTTTAAACAAGTTATTAATATGTCAGTGTACTTCCTATAATTACATATTAATAAAGtgtataaaatatgaacatgaaCCCTTTAATCTGATGGGAACACAAATGAGATAGAGGCGTTAGGGGAGGAAAATGACACGGATAAAATAAATCCTAAGAGTCCTAAGTGAAAGGTGGCTAAATAAGGAAATCCCAAAGGAGCATTTCAATGCTAGAACCTATTTTTGAatgtgacattaaaaaaaaaaagaatataaaacatttctttaggAAAACAGATGAGAATTTTCACATGATTTTCTCTACCAGGCGCATATTGGCTACAATCTAAACTGAAGTTGCCCTATCAGTGACTTCTATATATGTCTTGAAAGTTGATTTTGTGGCCTGATGTTGCTCAACTGTGTGAATAAAGATTTCCATCGTGACTTAATGGGCTTTATGTTTCCTCTGAGTGTTTTTTGGGGACTGTGTGTTCATGCAGCTGCAGCGGGCATCACGTTTCACATCTGGAGATCACAGATGTTtcgcttttcttttttttatttctttttttttttttttttttttggagctcTAGTTCGGTTTCCGCGCTGTCATTATTTCCGTTTCCACCTCCTCCCAGCCTCACGCCCCCAGCACAGGCAcggttttttgtctttttttttttttttcatttagcccCAACACCGTCGTTGTAGTTTAACTTGAAGCCTTCAGCAGTTTGGGGAGTGTTAAATCTTCCAACAATGGGGGACATCGAGGCGCCCGACTCCAGCCAGCCGCGCCAATCCGTCCTGATGTCGGTTCTTCCAAGCAAAGAGTTTGCTACTTCAAGGAAAGGAATGCTGCTGATTGCTGAAGGGGTAAGAAATAAGAGGAGCGATCATGCCAGCAAATGAAATCTGTAATAAACACTGCTGTTTATTACTTGCGAATGCTCAAGTTTGCGCGTCTTCGGCACTTATTGCGGCAGCAGTTCTTGCAGAGAGAGAGCgaaagacagagaaagagaaaagctgTTTCCCCCACACATTTAGGAATTAATCAAAAAGTTATTTCCACTTTCCTACAGGCTGAAGTGAGTAAACTAAAGAGACCGATAGAGATTGCTAACCTAATTTTGGGCGGAATCCGTCAAAGATCTATTCTTCAACTGTTTTCCTCTTATGAGTCCATAGGAAGCATCTTGAAAGTGAGTTGGAATAAAGCAGGAATTGATAAGCAGTTTTGTTGGATGGGGGCGATGGGTGGGGCAGGAAATGAACATAAGCATTATTGAATTTTAGGCTCTTCTTGTGAGAACTGCACGCTGTGCTGTAAGCATGTTGTGTCATGTGACACTGTGCTCTGGTCAGGCTTTCTAGAAATCAGTCATCCTCCCCCCCAGTCACATCCTTCACATTTTGGCCTGGAGCACAGTCTGCAAAGCTCTGCAGCCCAAACtgcaatcacacacacacacacacacgcacgcacccccccccacacacacacacacccacacccacccacacccacacacacacacacccccacacacacacacccccacacacaccccacacacacacagacattagGCTACTGCTTCACAGAGAAGCTGTGATCTACATCTGTCTTCAAAGAAATGTGTCTGTAGGAAGTCGAGTAAGTGAACagttgtgtttctgctgcagaggaGTGAATACTTCAGGGGTTTCTGATGCTCTATGGTTCTTGTATTGTGGTGATCTTCAAAGAAATTAGTGCTTGGCAAATGTGCTAACAGCACACATTGTGAGTTGTTGCTGGaacttttcacaaaatgtacatGTCTGTGGTTAGTGTTTGAAAAGAGCAAATCTTGTCATTTTAAGTTATAGgcagtttcttttaaattaaacacatatgtaattttaaattggaggggaaaaaaatgaaaatatcttGCTTGGGTCTTGTCTGTACATCGTGGTTagtgtttcttactcatttgtgctctgtgcttcttttgTCATTAACTTGAAAGTTtttcaaacagaagaaaactgtttCTCTCCCTCTCCATTCCTTAtttcaatcagtcaatcaatcaaattttatttgtatagcacatttcagcagcaaggcatttcaaagtgctttacatcattacaaacacagaaacacaatgcaagatagaataaacaatcaaaacacagcattaagtcaagttccatcaataaatttgtaattgattacgtttcaaatacaactctaaacaggtgggtttttagtcgagatttaaaagaagtcagtgttccagctgttttacagttttctggaagtttgttccaaatttgtggtgcatagaagctgaaagctgcttctcctcgtttggttctggttctggggatgcagagcagaaccagaaccggaagacctgagaggtctggagggttgatacaataacagcagatctttaatgtattgtggttcagtgatttgtaaactaacaacagtattttaaagtctattctttgagctacagggagccggtgtagggactttaaaactggtgttatgtgctctatcttcctggttttagtgagaacgcgagcagaagcattctggatcagctgcagctgtttgattgattatTTGTGACATTTACACAGACTAGCTGTTGAAAGACCCAGCCAGCCACAACATCTTCAGGCTGAACTGATCTATCTTGGACTGTTCAACAAGGACtactttagtttttcttctttaaaattgtgatttaaACTACCCTGTGTTTATAGGGTATTGAATGCGATTGAATGTGTCTCTCGCTCTGGTCCCCAGATTCTAAATAGTTTAAGAAAAGTCAAAggagtttttatttgaatgttctgttctgtcaagaaatgtgttttctattttaactCTGACCAATATGTCGTCGTTGAACTTGGATTTCTAGAGCATCTTCtatgtttttcacaatttgCTTTAAGTAGTTAATGAAAACTGTCTGAGAGTTTTATTCAGCCTTCTCTAAAAATTACACTGTGATGTTTTTTTGCCTCATTAACTCCTGATGTATCTTGCAGCCACACAGAAACAGTGGCCTGAGTGGAAGCAGGTGTTAGCTCTGCCATTTTCAACAGCATTTGACTGATAACCTGCTGAGCGTGCATTATTAGACACAGTggactgttgtgttttttcattaGGTTTTCCAGATGCCATCCGACCTGTCCGGGTATGCAGAATCAATTATTGTGCTTCTGATgtgtttgtaaaagaaaatgttttgttatgtcTGAGACTAATTTGAAACTGAAGCaaattatttaaaggaaaacctCAATGGGAAATATGTGTCATGAATTGAAGAATGAGCCTAATTCTCAGTTCTGATCAAAAACTGACATTTGTCcatcacacacactcatcaTAAGCATGACTGTTACATTGATTTCCAGTAATTATTATATATCAGAGCTGACATAAATAAAAGCAGGAGAATTTACTTAAGATTTTCGCAAATCTATACAGGTTCATAATTATGCTGTACATGCAGGCTCAAATACACAAATACACCACGAGTTGGTAAAGTGCCCTTTACCAAATGGCACTTTGACCATAAACTTTGCCTGCCTCAAAAGGaagtgttgatgtgtgtgtgggacAATTGTCTTGTCGGAATATCCAATTTTATAAAAGTTGGTAACCATCTGCCAGGTGACAACCCAATAAATTTGGCAcatgtttttgcctttttcgTTACAACAGTTGAACAAATAGCAATAATTATCACTTGGCTATATGTACATGAATGTATTATGTATTAATCTCTTGTTGTAACAATTTACTCACAAGTTTAAGTTTGAGCTCAACATGAAACATGACTCGGCTTGTAATGAAGCATGCAGTTAATTTTCCCTGGAAGTGTTTTCGACAGGAGCaacagttttagtttatttcccACCCCCGTCAGGTCGGAGCAAAAACAGCTGCCCAAGACAAAGACAAGATGGCCGGGGACGTTTGAGATTACAGTGTCTGGTCTTGCTTTCATTTACTTGCTTTCCTCTGTCCATCTCCTCGAGTCGAAGCTTCAAAGCCAAGACAAGCTCAGTCTGCTTGTAAAGTGATTAAGTCCTTGTAAAGCATCCTCTTTCATTGTTCCTGTTTGATTTTTGCACATGCGTGTTTGTGCTGCAGGGTGGGAGTCAGTGTACAAAACTTTTGAGTATAAACATTGACTTAAGCAGTTGGATCTCTCTACAGGATGTGAGTCTACAGCTGCAAGCTGCACCAAAAGTTGCCGCTTCCTCAGGCGGAGAAGATTGAATTAGATAAAAGCTTAATTtggatgaaaaaataataatctgttaAACTTGCCTCTGATTTTAACAAGAAATTATAAGAAGAAATACAGATTTTTGACTTGTATGTTTCGCAAGCACTGAGATTCATTTTCTCCTCCTTACAGGCGCTTTCCTTCATATCCTTCGTGTGTTTTGctgcatcagcagcagcagcctttGTGACAGTCCCCCTGCTGGCATTCCTGGCTTCTGTCTTCTTCTTGTTTGCCTATTCTACCAAATTCAATGAGAGGTTCAAGGGCTTCTGCTTTCCTCTGATGGTGAGAGAAGTTCATTCTATCAATTTAGTGGActtttgtgattttgattgttttattatttttctctctctctctaaaggACTTCATTAGGTGTGTGACATCCTCCATCATCTTTTTCATCATCTCCATAATGGCAGTGTCCAAATATCCAGATGGTTCCTCTAAAGCTGCAGGGGTAAGGTCTACCATTAAACCAGCACAGAATAGATGTTGCTGTAACGTAGGACCACTTCGTACCAAACATTAAATGATTATCCAGGATGTAGAAGGCTCTGCAGGCTTTGGACAGGATCTCTGGAGAGCATCAAGAAGATAACGTGAAACCATGTGAAAGTTTTCAGACTATTTCTCAACATTTCTGTGGTCAAATTGGGTTAACTTTCACATTTGTGGCAGGAAGTTGAGATGCTGTTTGGCTGAGCCTCGTAGTGGCaggtgacaaaaaacaaatatagacATATGTGTGCAGAATCACATGAGTTCACAGTAAATTTACACAAACCTGAAGACCACAAGGTGATCGAATCTGGTGAAAGGGGGTCTTGACAAATGCTAACAGACTTCTAACTTTACCGGTTTGTAACAATATCTAATGTTCTTCCATTGCAGATCTTTGGGTTTATCGCCACTGTTGTTTTCGCTTTAGACTTTTATGTCATTTTCAATGAGCTTGCTGGATTTCTGAAGCAAAGAGGGGAGTCAAATGAAGAGCCTGCAGGACAGAGAGGtaacaacacaaagcagtggCAAACAAAGCAATGAAATCATATGACATTGGTATTAACAAAGTAAATGTTGTATTAGAATACaatacaaaatgttacatttaccATACAGTGTTCAAGTAGATAGATATGTAATACAGCTATAGTACTTAGATACGAGCTATAGCTGAAAGTAATATCTTCTGGTTACCAAAAGATTTTTACTGAACAATTCCAAATATGTTCTTGTGTCATAATCATGATGACACATTTGATTCAGTTAAGTATCTTTATATGGTGgcaactcaaaacaaaaaactctctTAAggcactttattaaaaaaacaactattcaATCCAACTGCAATGGCAGATTTGAAGTACATGACTGGATAAGAGTATTACAACAGTCCTGGACTTTATGTCCCCCAATACAGTTTCATTGGTTTCTTTACTATATTAATTACCTTAGCTATTCATAGCTGACTTGCATATTTACACCACTGTAAACTCTGCATTTATGACACTGagatatttattaaatgttgtCTTATGTATGGTTTTACTCTCTGCTGGACCAATAGAAATTGGTGCCCACTTTACCCTTCAAACTACCTTTAAATGattactgtaaaaaaatgttctgatcAGGTTTGGAAAAGACTCATTCCTCCAGAATCACAGATCTAAACATTTTCggcattttcattttctgttttacgtCAGACCTGCATGGAATTTTGGTTGCAGAAACAGTCTAACCAGACCACATTGTTAAATTCCtgtatttttatatgtatagaTATTAAACTATctatcaaatataaatattattagtTTTGATTCTACCAGAGGCACATCAGGCATATTTCCTTCCCTCTAACTTAGGAATAGGCTTTATTTTAACCAGTTTTCATAACCCAGTTTGTACAGAGGaaatttaaatacttaaattcACTATTGAGAAGTATTTCATATCAAGTAGGATGTATTGTACCATTTCTTTCCTTAGCTGACCTCACAGGAAGCAAATGCGGATTTAcctgactgttttgttgtttttgctttttagatGACTTCTCAGATTCAGACTCAGATTGAAGCTCATAAGCAGATGTGTTCAAAAGAACGTGACAACTGCGCTGAGAAGCCACTATGAAGGCCAGCAggaatttcatcatttcacaatGTTTCATTGGTACATGAAAAGCATAAATCCTGACAGGATTGTAGGAGCTGGTTACCAGTAACATGCTTTTATCTGAAGCTGTGGGTCTGGAAACCATTTCTTTGTAACACATTTCTCACAGTGCTGTAAACTGGTGTTGCATTTCTACACTTATTATCTCTGCATTTggtttacaaaataatgcaagtaGTGACCTGTTCTGTTTTATTCCCAAACCTGTACTTTGCTACTAATCCATGCTTGCTTTAGGGAAGCATTCGATTCATTCACACCATCTAATGCCTTATAAAGCCGTAAAATGGTGCTTTGTTGAGTTTCTGAAACTATTTCTACGGTTAAAACACAAGAAGGATACACCACAAACATTGATTTTTGGGAAATTTTTGCTTTGAGATGCAGAAGTGTGCAAATGTTCTGAGCCAATCctgatttttctttatgttttgctttgtgcGGTGGAGACTTTGCAGCAATTTGGTAAACCTGgttaatatttttgcagtaaaatctaAAAGAGAAagactgggggaaaaaaatcatagttACAGGGTTAACAATAAAACCCTTTATGTTTGGTTGGCTGGTGACAACTATCATATTGTGTATGTACGGTAGTTTTTTTCCTATTATTTGAGTTCAACATGAGCCTGTCTTTTGTCATGTCAATATTTGTTTGCATGTTCCTAATtcgttatttttttatgtaatcagAAGAAAGATGCTCCTAGGAAAGATGTCCTGCCCctctaaaaaaatattcacccaTACCCTTTGAATTGCTTTTGCAAATCAAacatgatcaacaaaatgttgattttcaaaagaaatatgtacgaattaaacaatttaatgtcaaattaatgtcaaaaactaattctgacaaaataataattaaataaatatatttaggaTAAAACAAGTggtttcataaatatttactcCCTTTAATGTGACTGACCTAATTCAGCAGATAGGAGAGACTCTGCCTACAACAATTGTTGCCCGGGTTCTTCGTCAGTCAGAGTTTTAAGGGAGAATGGCAATGAGAAAGCCACTTTTGAAGAAATCGCCTAACAAGGCTCAACTAGAGTTTGCCAAAAGGCAAACAGGAGACTCCATGCTCAAGTGGAAGAATGTTCTTTGGTCATTTTGGTCATCAGACAAGATTGAAGGGGGTGAATAATCatgaaattatttcatgttgaatgttttttagtctaattattgttattttgtataactacattttcaatttgacaTTAACGGCCtttattgtaacaaaatgttgccaaaaagcaacattttgttgatcatgagTGATCTGTGAAAGCGTTAGAAATGGTAAAGCATCCAAGGGGGTGAATACATTTCATGGGCACTGTGTGTACAGTACATGTGTGCATACACACAGCGGATCAGCTGATCCAGTTTCAGCTAATCTGCTACTTCTGCCTTTTAGAGCCGGAAAGGCAGAAGTTGCAGATACGTTGAAATATCACCCATGTGAGTAATCAAGTTTCTTagacatgttttgtttcttgtacACTTTGTTAAAATGTCTCTGTGTGTCCGATTCTAAAGTCTGTAGAGCAACCATGGAGAAAACAGTGAGATACACTAGAGTGCCTTAGTGACTGTTTTGTGTGATATAAACTGCACTACAACCTTGTTCCAGCTCTGATGATGGAAAATATGTTGctgattttgtttgtctgtCCGTTTGTATTTTATACTGATTTATGCTTGAAAGATATTGAAAGATTTCTACCAAACTTGCttttaacagcagttttttttcatgACAAGATTATAGAtattaaaagcttttaatgaaTTTCAACTGATTTCTGTACTCTTAAGATGagagaaaattacttttttcagtAATAGCATAGTTTTATTGCTTTCACAAACTGTTGAATATCAACTCTTTTGtctgtaatgttgtttttagGCAAACTCTTCTGAATAAAAGGTTCTCTTTCAATATTTGCTGCTTTATTTAAGTCACCAATGGAAAGGGATGCTTCCAACATTTTCAATACAAATATCCAACCTGTACATGAATGGCCCTGGCATGCGCCTTTACCAGAACCAcaccaaatgaaaataaaaaaaggaagtgCAAAAGAATCCAGAAACAATcagaaatcttttttgttttatcctgCAGATTCTTAATGACATAATCTAGCACAATGCTGTACACTGAAAGAGAGGATGAGCTGTAATCAGGCTGTTTTTAATATACAAATAGATTACCAGCTTCATAACTAAAAAGCATAACACACTAGTTTAACTTTGTCGCTGTAAATGAGCTTATAGCGTTACTCAAACGTAAATTTACTAATAAAGGTTACAAACATAAATAGCAACATGATTGTCTTTGATGCAAGTACTTCAGTCACAAAACGATCCCAATAGTAAATAATTATGTGAATTAAACcattaaaatatcattaaacatTCATATTGCCATTTCTGCTTTTACGTTAAACTAATTTCGAACAGTCACATACCATCCTTCTCCGTCCTTTGAGATCCTGGGCAAATCATCAGCATGTCACAGATTTCCGTCCCTCACATCGCCTGTTTTTAGTTGTCTTGGTGTCGTACAAAGGAGACGCAGTTCAGATGCAAACCAGGAGGTGGAGCCATTGAGTCATTTTGGAAACTAAACCTTACAGAAGTGTAGTCCAATTGTGGTGcagcttcaataaaaaaaatgcttccttCATCCTCAAAAGCAGAGATGATGCTACTTTTCCAGACACATCTTCATTATCACCAGAGAAACACTGgccag
This genomic stretch from Xiphophorus hellerii strain 12219 chromosome 4, Xiphophorus_hellerii-4.1, whole genome shotgun sequence harbors:
- the cklf gene encoding chemokine-like factor, coding for MSENDNQKTVDVDAAFLKSRRGIIKVAEMGTLFVAFVCFAVASTPKYLTATLLEFLITLLLLLLYLLKLNKRITFLFWPIVDVFNSVFAAIYFLVLSLMALISSSVTGALVGGAVSLISAGLLFVDSYTLFRNITFNKPRNETQNQSNE
- the LOC116718199 gene encoding CKLF-like MARVEL transmembrane domain-containing protein 3, whose amino-acid sequence is MGDIEAPDSSQPRQSVLMSVLPSKEFATSRKGMLLIAEGALSFISFVCFAASAAAAFVTVPLLAFLASVFFLFAYSTKFNERFKGFCFPLMDFIRCVTSSIIFFIISIMAVSKYPDGSSKAAGIFGFIATVVFALDFYVIFNELAGFLKQRGESNEEPAGQRDDFSDSDSD